Proteins co-encoded in one Clostridia bacterium genomic window:
- a CDS encoding FAD-binding protein has protein sequence MYSEKFTESLKLVEKARENNIKLEPTRMTAKEKEDLLKAFHPDYKENEFATLKIGPNKGEKVPKELAASLSAHSRIKSDSVDLSKPDYDVDVLIIGGGGAGTSAAIEAHEAGANVMIVTKLRMGDANTMMAEGGIQAADKENDSPAIHFVDAFGGGHYAAKRELLSKLVCDAPDAIYWLNNLGVEFDKDEEGNMITTHGGGTSRKRMHAAKDYSGAEIMRTLRDEVINREIPVVDFTSAIELILDENGNAAGAVLLNMETDELLVAKAKTVIIATGGAGRMHYQGFPTSNHYGATADGLVIGYRAGAKLLYADTLQYHPTGAAYPEQIFGALVTEKVRSLGAKLINAKGEAFMHPLETRDVSAASIIRECYERGNGVETGNGLGVWLDTPMIEKIGGVGTIEKRIPAMLRMFGKYGIDIRKEPIIVYPTLHYQNGGLDINKDCMTTNIENLYVAGEAVGGIHGRNRLMGNSLLDIIVFGRSAGKNAAQKAKNVNLGKLTLSHIDKFEQEIKDAGIETNDVSPKLLPDYTRK, from the coding sequence ATGTATAGCGAAAAATTTACAGAGTCTTTAAAATTGGTTGAGAAAGCAAGAGAAAATAATATTAAACTTGAGCCAACAAGAATGACTGCCAAGGAAAAAGAAGATTTACTTAAGGCATTCCATCCCGATTATAAAGAAAACGAATTTGCAACTTTAAAAATCGGCCCTAACAAAGGCGAAAAAGTGCCAAAAGAACTTGCAGCATCATTATCTGCACACAGCAGAATAAAATCAGACAGTGTAGACCTATCTAAACCTGACTACGATGTTGATGTTCTTATTATAGGCGGAGGCGGTGCAGGAACAAGCGCCGCAATAGAAGCGCACGAAGCAGGTGCAAATGTTATGATTGTTACCAAACTTCGTATGGGTGATGCCAATACTATGATGGCAGAAGGCGGAATTCAGGCAGCAGATAAGGAAAACGATTCCCCTGCTATTCACTTTGTTGACGCTTTTGGCGGAGGACATTATGCAGCAAAAAGAGAACTTTTGTCAAAACTTGTTTGCGATGCTCCTGATGCTATATACTGGCTTAATAATCTTGGCGTTGAATTTGATAAAGATGAAGAAGGTAATATGATTACTACTCACGGTGGAGGAACATCAAGGAAAAGAATGCATGCGGCAAAAGACTACTCAGGTGCAGAAATTATGAGAACTCTTCGTGATGAAGTTATAAACAGAGAAATTCCGGTTGTTGATTTTACTTCTGCAATAGAACTTATACTTGACGAAAATGGTAATGCTGCGGGTGCTGTTCTTTTAAATATGGAAACAGACGAACTTCTTGTGGCAAAGGCTAAAACTGTTATTATTGCAACAGGTGGCGCAGGAAGAATGCACTATCAAGGCTTCCCTACTTCTAACCACTATGGCGCAACTGCAGACGGTCTTGTTATCGGTTACAGAGCAGGTGCAAAACTTCTTTATGCAGATACTCTTCAGTATCATCCAACAGGTGCAGCATATCCCGAACAGATTTTCGGAGCGCTTGTTACAGAAAAGGTGCGTTCACTTGGTGCTAAACTTATAAATGCAAAAGGCGAAGCATTTATGCACCCTCTTGAAACAAGAGACGTTTCTGCAGCATCAATTATCCGTGAATGTTACGAAAGAGGAAACGGAGTTGAGACAGGTAACGGTCTTGGCGTTTGGCTTGATACACCTATGATTGAAAAAATCGGAGGAGTTGGTACAATAGAAAAAAGAATACCTGCAATGCTAAGAATGTTCGGTAAATACGGAATAGACATAAGAAAAGAGCCTATTATAGTTTACCCTACACTTCATTACCAGAACGGTGGACTTGATATAAATAAAGACTGTATGACAACCAATATAGAAAACCTTTATGTTGCAGGAGAAGCAGTTGGCGGAATTCACGGAAGAAACAGACTTATGGGTAACTCTCTTCTTGATATTATCGTATTCGGAAGAAGTGCAGGAAAAAATGCCGCACAAAAAGCAAAAAATGTTAATTTAGGTAAACTTACTCTTTCTCATATTGATAAATTTGAGCAAGAAATTAAAGACGCAGGAATAGAAACAAATGATGTTTCTCCTAAACTTTTACCAGATTACACAAGAAAATAA
- a CDS encoding 4Fe-4S dicluster domain-containing protein, producing MEKMVNIFLFGKKYQVPENLTIMTAMEYAGYQLKRGCGCRNGFCGACATIYRVYPQTELKACLACQTKVEDGMYIATLPFFPLVKKVYDMDKISVNEQIMMQLYPEIYACIGCNACTKACTQELNVMQYIAYAQRGEFEKCAEESFDCVMCGVCSSRCPAGISHPQVAMLARRINGKYLAPKSKHLENRVKEIKDGTFNDLIEALMDKPIEEIKELYNNREIEK from the coding sequence ATGGAAAAAATGGTTAATATATTCTTATTCGGCAAAAAGTATCAGGTGCCGGAAAATCTTACAATTATGACTGCTATGGAATACGCAGGTTACCAGCTTAAAAGAGGTTGTGGATGCCGTAACGGTTTTTGCGGTGCTTGTGCAACTATATACAGAGTTTATCCGCAGACTGAATTAAAGGCTTGTCTTGCTTGTCAGACAAAGGTAGAAGACGGAATGTATATTGCAACTCTCCCATTCTTCCCTCTTGTAAAGAAAGTATATGATATGGATAAAATTTCTGTAAATGAACAGATAATGATGCAACTTTATCCTGAAATATATGCTTGTATCGGATGTAACGCGTGTACAAAAGCGTGTACTCAGGAACTTAATGTTATGCAATACATAGCATATGCGCAAAGAGGCGAATTTGAAAAATGCGCAGAAGAATCTTTTGACTGCGTAATGTGCGGAGTGTGTTCTTCCCGTTGCCCTGCAGGTATCTCTCATCCTCAGGTAGCAATGCTTGCAAGAAGAATTAACGGAAAATACCTTGCTCCAAAATCTAAACATCTTGAAAACAGAGTTAAAGAAATAAAAGACGGTACATTTAATGATCTTATAGAAGCATTGATGGATAAACCTATTGAAGAAATAAAAGAATTATATAACAACAGAGAAATAGAAAAATAA
- a CDS encoding FAD/NAD(P)-binding protein → MNNFEALIPTIGVITDVRIDTPDVKTFRVVTPDGKKAFDHKPGQCAMLSIPGVGEAMFSITSSPTNTEYMEFSIKKCGCVTEWLHQAEKGQQITIRGPYGNPFPVEEVFKGKDLLFIAGGIGLAPLRSVINYCRHYRENYGKIDIVYGSRSKEDLVDYDEIINEWIKDDGIDVHLTIDREQDGWDGHVGFVPNYVKELGFDTNKTVIVCGPPIMIKFTLEGLISMGYDKTQVYTTMELKMKCGVGKCGRCNIGDKYVCKDGPVFRCDQLDELPDEY, encoded by the coding sequence ATGAATAATTTTGAAGCATTGATTCCAACAATCGGTGTTATAACTGATGTAAGAATTGATACACCTGATGTAAAAACATTCAGAGTTGTTACTCCTGACGGTAAAAAAGCATTTGACCATAAACCAGGTCAATGTGCAATGCTATCCATTCCAGGCGTTGGAGAAGCGATGTTTTCTATCACATCATCCCCTACCAACACCGAATATATGGAATTTTCTATTAAAAAATGTGGTTGTGTAACCGAATGGCTTCATCAGGCTGAAAAAGGTCAGCAGATTACAATAAGAGGTCCTTACGGAAACCCTTTCCCTGTTGAAGAAGTATTTAAAGGTAAAGACTTATTATTTATTGCAGGTGGTATAGGTCTTGCTCCTCTTCGCTCGGTTATAAACTATTGCAGACATTATAGAGAAAACTATGGCAAAATAGATATTGTTTACGGTTCAAGAAGTAAAGAAGATTTGGTAGATTATGATGAAATAATCAACGAATGGATAAAGGATGACGGTATAGACGTGCATCTTACAATAGACCGTGAACAGGATGGCTGGGACGGACATGTCGGCTTTGTTCCGAACTATGTTAAAGAATTAGGTTTTGATACCAATAAAACAGTTATCGTATGCGGTCCTCCTATAATGATAAAATTTACATTAGAAGGTCTTATTTCCATGGGTTATGATAAAACTCAGGTTTATACAACTATGGAACTTAAAATGAAATGTGGCGTAGGAAAATGCGGAAGATGCAACATTGGAGATAAATATGTGTGCAAAGACGGCCCTGTTTTCCGTTGCGACCAACTTGACGAATTACCTGATGAATATTAA
- a CDS encoding 4Fe-4S dicluster domain-containing protein, translated as MFKCSLDKLNDVFFTISNNYSLYLPVDNKDYAEYKKWEEGVKLSERLNTNKSPKDFFFPQTEDLVNFKTQGKNIEILDLREECEDFVIFGVRACDVKSFEILDRVFLTEPFDSYYANRRNHAVIVSLACTKPSESCFCNTFSIDATSPSGDVVCYIENDEIFFDAKTKKGEKLISLISSLLTECDSSVVEAQKERTREIMKKLPLANLSAEKFGSGKTNEFFDSPKWDELSQSCLGCGTCTFVCPTCQCYDIKDFNTGNKVIRYRCWDSCMYSDFTKMAHGNSRNSQKERFRQRFMHKLVYYPTNNDGMFSCVGCGRCLNRCPISMNIVKVMKELGGN; from the coding sequence ATGTTTAAATGCAGTTTAGATAAACTTAATGATGTGTTTTTTACTATCAGTAATAATTACTCTCTTTACCTTCCTGTTGACAACAAAGACTATGCAGAATATAAAAAATGGGAAGAAGGCGTTAAATTAAGCGAAAGACTTAATACCAATAAAAGCCCTAAAGACTTTTTCTTCCCACAGACAGAAGATTTGGTTAATTTTAAAACTCAGGGTAAAAACATAGAGATTTTAGATTTAAGAGAAGAATGTGAAGATTTTGTTATATTCGGTGTAAGAGCGTGTGATGTAAAGAGTTTTGAAATTCTTGACAGAGTGTTTTTAACCGAGCCTTTCGATTCATACTATGCAAACAGACGAAATCACGCAGTTATAGTTTCTCTTGCTTGTACAAAGCCAAGCGAAAGTTGCTTTTGTAATACATTCTCAATAGATGCAACTTCCCCTTCGGGCGATGTTGTATGCTATATTGAAAATGATGAAATTTTCTTTGATGCAAAAACAAAAAAAGGCGAAAAACTTATAAGTTTAATTTCTTCACTTCTTACAGAATGTGATTCTTCAGTTGTTGAAGCACAAAAAGAGCGTACAAGAGAAATTATGAAAAAACTTCCTCTTGCTAATTTGAGCGCCGAAAAATTCGGAAGTGGAAAAACAAACGAATTTTTTGATTCTCCAAAATGGGATGAACTATCCCAAAGTTGTTTAGGTTGCGGAACTTGTACATTCGTCTGCCCTACCTGTCAGTGCTATGACATTAAAGATTTTAATACAGGAAATAAAGTAATAAGATACCGTTGCTGGGATTCTTGTATGTACTCTGACTTTACAAAAATGGCTCACGGAAATTCAAGAAACTCTCAGAAAGAGCGTTTCCGTCAGAGATTTATGCATAAACTTGTATATTACCCAACAAATAATGACGGTATGTTTAGTTGTGTAGGTTGCGGAAGATGTCTTAACAGATGCCCTATCTCAATGAATATAGTTAAAGTAATGAAAGAGTTAGGAGGAAATTAA
- a CDS encoding 4Fe-4S dicluster domain-containing protein, whose protein sequence is MQKITREMLINKATSLLSDGTVNRVLGLKAGEFGYDVTPYVFYDKNSIEKDFVWNDFCAANLSKYLIKETLNSDGKILVFLKPCDTYSFNQLLTEHRIDKEKVYVIGVGCDGMADIKKVKNLSGDGILSITSENDKIKVSTLYEDDKYIDITDVLCEKCMSCKSKKHVYYDELLGDDGEVLDSDRFDMVSKLENMTEDERFLFWQNELSKCIRCNACRDVCPACTCENCVFDNPKSGIANKAAADSFEEKMFHIIRAFHVAGRCTDCGECSRVCPQDIPLHLLNRKFIKDINEFYGEYQAGEEVGLRAPLVNYTVDDVEPSDAVRRENNV, encoded by the coding sequence ATGCAGAAAATAACACGCGAAATGCTTATAAATAAAGCAACATCACTTTTATCAGATGGCACCGTAAACCGAGTTCTTGGCTTAAAGGCCGGTGAGTTTGGCTATGATGTTACTCCATATGTCTTTTATGATAAAAACTCTATTGAAAAGGACTTTGTGTGGAACGATTTTTGCGCAGCAAACCTTTCAAAATATCTTATAAAAGAAACGCTAAATTCAGACGGTAAAATTTTAGTATTTTTAAAGCCATGCGATACATACAGTTTTAATCAACTTCTTACAGAACACAGAATAGACAAAGAAAAAGTATATGTTATAGGCGTTGGCTGTGATGGAATGGCAGATATCAAAAAGGTTAAAAATCTTTCAGGCGACGGAATTTTAAGCATTACTTCAGAAAACGATAAAATAAAAGTATCTACTCTTTATGAAGATGATAAATATATTGACATAACTGATGTATTATGCGAAAAATGTATGTCATGCAAAAGCAAAAAACACGTTTACTATGACGAACTTTTAGGCGACGACGGAGAAGTTTTAGATTCTGACCGTTTTGATATGGTTTCAAAATTAGAAAATATGACAGAAGACGAACGCTTTTTATTCTGGCAAAATGAACTTTCAAAATGTATAAGATGTAACGCTTGTCGTGATGTCTGCCCTGCTTGTACTTGTGAAAACTGCGTGTTTGACAACCCTAAATCAGGAATTGCCAACAAGGCTGCAGCAGACAGTTTTGAAGAAAAAATGTTTCATATTATAAGAGCATTCCACGTTGCAGGAAGATGTACTGACTGTGGAGAATGCTCAAGAGTATGTCCTCAGGATATCCCTCTTCACTTATTAAACAGAAAGTTTATTAAAGATATAAACGAATTTTATGGCGAATATCAGGCAGGAGAAGAAGTGGGTTTACGAGCTCCGCTTGTTAACTACACCGTAGATGATGTTGAGCCATCAGATGCTGTAAGGAGGGAAAATAATGTTTAA
- a CDS encoding hydrogenase iron-sulfur subunit, protein MQVNNEFKPNIVAFCCNWCSYAGADLAGNNRLNYPDNVKIIKVPCSCRVNPMFILRAFQKGADGVILCGCHPGDCHYTSGNYYTRRRMALLFSMLNFLGIEKERYQVEWVSAAEGAKFADTMNNFTEKVKKLGKNKRLEDLRCRK, encoded by the coding sequence ATGCAAGTAAATAATGAATTCAAACCAAATATAGTTGCTTTTTGCTGTAACTGGTGTTCATATGCAGGGGCAGACCTTGCTGGTAACAACAGACTTAACTACCCCGACAATGTAAAAATTATAAAAGTTCCTTGTTCATGCAGAGTTAACCCTATGTTTATTCTTCGCGCATTCCAGAAAGGCGCAGACGGAGTAATTCTTTGCGGATGCCACCCAGGAGACTGCCATTACACATCAGGAAATTACTATACAAGAAGAAGAATGGCGCTTTTATTCTCTATGCTTAACTTTTTAGGAATTGAAAAAGAAAGATACCAGGTTGAATGGGTTTCTGCAGCAGAGGGTGCAAAATTTGCAGATACAATGAATAATTTTACCGAAAAGGTTAAAAAACTTGGAAAAAATAAAAGACTGGAGGACTTACGATGCAGAAAATAA
- a CDS encoding CoB--CoM heterodisulfide reductase iron-sulfur subunit A family protein, with protein sequence MQRIGVFVCWCGTNIAGTVDVEKVSDALKNEQGVVFSTNYQYMCSQAGQDMIIDAVKEHNLTGIVVCSCSPRMHEATFRKTAEKAGINPYMVEIANIREQCSWIHKDMEDATKKAIILGKAAVAKVNLNAPLTPGETPVTKRALVIGGGIAGIQTALDIADAGFMVDIVETKPTIGGKMAQLDKTFPTLDCAACILTPKMVDAGQHENIRIFSYSEVEEIGGFVGNFDVKIRKKARFVDETKCTGCGLCTEKCPQKNVPNEFNMGMDKRRAIYIPFAQAVPKVATIDADYCTMLKTGKCGVCSKLCTAGAIDYTQKDEIIEEKYGAIVAATGFNTINLDKFDEFAYNQSKDVITSLEFERLTNAAGPTHGKLLRPSDNEHPHTIVFVQCVGSRCSSCAEKGKEYCSKICCMYTAKHAMLVRDKYPDTEVYVFYIDVRTPGKSFDEFYRRAVEEYGVHYIKGMVGKVCPEGNKLMVQASDLLSNKQLHIEADLVVLATAIEPDKSARSLATKLTASMDTNDFFTEAHPKLRPVESPTAGVFLSGTCQGPKDIPETVSQASAAASKVISLLVKDKLKGNPCVASSDELMCNGCSMCANVCPYGAITYNEKEFRMPDRTTKMRRVAKVNPAVCQGCGACTVVCPSGAMDLNGFKNSQIMAEVDAICK encoded by the coding sequence ATGCAAAGAATAGGCGTATTTGTATGCTGGTGTGGTACTAACATAGCAGGTACAGTTGATGTGGAAAAAGTGTCCGATGCCTTAAAAAATGAACAGGGCGTTGTATTTTCTACAAATTATCAATATATGTGTTCTCAGGCAGGTCAGGATATGATTATTGATGCTGTTAAAGAACATAACCTTACAGGAATTGTTGTTTGCTCCTGCTCACCAAGAATGCACGAAGCAACTTTTAGAAAAACTGCTGAAAAAGCAGGTATAAATCCATATATGGTTGAAATTGCAAACATAAGAGAACAATGCTCATGGATACATAAAGATATGGAAGATGCAACCAAGAAAGCAATAATATTAGGTAAAGCAGCAGTTGCAAAAGTTAATCTTAACGCTCCTCTTACACCAGGGGAAACTCCTGTAACCAAAAGAGCACTTGTAATCGGCGGAGGTATTGCCGGTATTCAGACTGCACTCGATATTGCAGATGCAGGTTTTATGGTTGACATAGTTGAAACAAAGCCGACAATAGGCGGAAAAATGGCTCAACTTGATAAAACATTCCCTACCCTTGACTGTGCTGCTTGTATTCTAACACCGAAAATGGTGGATGCAGGTCAGCATGAAAACATCCGTATTTTTTCTTACAGTGAAGTTGAAGAAATCGGTGGGTTTGTAGGTAATTTTGATGTAAAAATAAGAAAAAAAGCGCGTTTTGTTGACGAAACAAAATGTACAGGCTGCGGTCTTTGTACTGAAAAATGTCCGCAGAAAAATGTTCCTAACGAATTTAATATGGGAATGGATAAAAGACGTGCAATATATATTCCTTTTGCACAGGCTGTTCCAAAGGTTGCAACCATTGATGCTGACTATTGCACAATGCTTAAAACAGGTAAATGCGGAGTATGCTCAAAACTTTGTACTGCAGGTGCAATAGACTACACACAAAAAGACGAAATAATTGAAGAAAAATACGGTGCTATTGTTGCAGCGACAGGGTTTAACACAATAAACCTTGATAAGTTTGACGAATTTGCATATAACCAGTCTAAAGATGTTATAACCTCTTTAGAATTTGAAAGACTGACAAACGCAGCAGGTCCGACACACGGAAAACTTCTTCGTCCGTCAGATAATGAACATCCTCATACCATTGTGTTTGTTCAGTGTGTTGGTTCAAGATGTTCTTCATGTGCCGAAAAAGGCAAAGAATACTGTTCAAAAATATGCTGTATGTACACTGCAAAACACGCAATGCTTGTAAGGGATAAATATCCTGATACAGAAGTTTATGTATTCTATATCGATGTTCGTACTCCTGGTAAAAGTTTTGACGAATTTTACAGACGAGCAGTTGAAGAATACGGCGTTCATTATATTAAAGGTATGGTTGGTAAAGTTTGCCCTGAGGGTAATAAACTTATGGTTCAGGCGTCCGACTTACTTTCTAATAAACAACTTCATATAGAAGCAGACCTTGTAGTTCTTGCAACTGCGATAGAACCTGATAAATCTGCACGTTCACTTGCAACAAAACTTACTGCAAGTATGGACACTAACGACTTTTTCACAGAAGCGCATCCTAAACTTCGCCCTGTTGAAAGCCCTACTGCAGGAGTTTTTCTATCAGGTACATGTCAGGGGCCTAAAGATATTCCTGAAACTGTATCTCAGGCAAGTGCTGCAGCATCAAAAGTTATAAGTCTTCTTGTAAAAGATAAACTTAAAGGAAATCCTTGTGTTGCAAGTTCTGACGAACTTATGTGTAACGGATGTTCTATGTGTGCTAATGTATGCCCATATGGTGCAATTACATATAACGAAAAAGAATTCCGTATGCCAGACAGAACAACGAAGATGCGTCGTGTAGCAAAAGTTAACCCTGCAGTTTGCCAGGGATGCGGTGCTTGTACTGTTGTTTGTCCGTCAGGTGCTATGGACCTTAACGGATTTAAAAATTCACAAATTATGGCGGAGGTGGATGCAATATGCAAGTAA
- a CDS encoding 4Fe-4S dicluster domain-containing protein, with protein MTNKDIQNEIIRTSKVNVKKCMRCGKCSATCPAYDEMEYHPHQFVYMVESGDIEPLMNSKSIYKCLTCFACIDRCPRGVEPAKLVEAIRLSVIRKQGNNHLKTDDIPALIDDKTPQQLIVSALRKYTK; from the coding sequence ATGACAAATAAAGATATACAAAACGAAATTATCCGTACAAGCAAAGTTAATGTGAAAAAATGTATGCGTTGCGGAAAATGCAGTGCCACCTGCCCTGCATATGACGAAATGGAATATCATCCGCATCAGTTTGTCTATATGGTTGAATCAGGCGATATTGAACCGTTGATGAATTCAAAATCTATATATAAATGCTTAACCTGTTTTGCGTGTATTGACAGATGCCCAAGAGGCGTAGAACCTGCAAAACTTGTTGAAGCAATAAGACTTTCTGTGATAAGAAAGCAAGGCAATAACCATCTTAAAACAGATGACATTCCCGCTTTAATTGACGACAAAACACCTCAGCAGTTAATCGTGAGTGCATTAAGAAAATATACTAAGTAA
- a CDS encoding CoB--CoM heterodisulfide reductase iron-sulfur subunit B family protein, whose protein sequence is MKVSYFPGCTLKTKAKQLDIYAVKCAEKLGVTLEEVENWQCCGGVFTNTNDEIATKLSSVRLLTYAKEKEQMLVTACSACHNVVKQTNYAMKEDKDFNFRVNQYIKEDKEYNGETQVIHYLELLRDYIGFDKVKENSVNSLNGKKIAAYYGCLLLRPGKIMKTDDVENPSIIEEMIKAIGGEAIIYPMRNECCGGYISLEDKESANKKSSKIWESAVKLGAEMIVTPCPLCKYNLEKNGCPVPVKYFTEILADAFGIKEDN, encoded by the coding sequence ATGAAAGTATCCTACTTTCCCGGATGTACTTTAAAAACAAAAGCGAAACAATTAGATATATATGCAGTAAAATGCGCCGAAAAACTTGGCGTTACTTTAGAAGAAGTTGAAAACTGGCAATGTTGCGGCGGTGTGTTCACAAACACTAACGACGAAATTGCAACAAAACTTTCTTCAGTAAGACTTCTTACTTACGCAAAAGAAAAAGAGCAAATGCTTGTTACTGCTTGTTCTGCATGTCATAACGTAGTTAAACAGACAAACTACGCAATGAAAGAAGACAAGGACTTTAATTTTAGAGTAAACCAGTATATAAAAGAAGATAAAGAGTATAACGGGGAAACTCAAGTTATACACTATCTTGAACTTTTAAGAGATTACATAGGGTTTGACAAAGTAAAAGAAAATTCAGTAAATTCTTTAAACGGTAAAAAAATTGCCGCATATTATGGATGTTTACTTCTTCGCCCTGGCAAGATTATGAAAACAGACGATGTAGAAAACCCTTCAATAATTGAAGAGATGATAAAAGCAATCGGTGGCGAGGCTATTATTTACCCTATGAGAAACGAATGTTGCGGAGGGTACATATCTTTAGAAGATAAAGAAAGTGCGAACAAAAAAAGTTCAAAAATATGGGAAAGCGCTGTTAAATTAGGTGCCGAAATGATTGTTACCCCTTGCCCTCTTTGCAAGTATAATCTTGAAAAAAACGGTTGCCCTGTGCCCGTTAAATATTTTACAGAAATTCTTGCAGATGCATTTGGCATAAAGGAGGATAATTAA
- the fumC gene encoding class II fumarate hydratase, whose amino-acid sequence MEYRIEHDSMGEVKVPADKLWAAQTQRSQENFQIGVNIETMPKEIIHAFGILKKAAAQANNELKKEKMTDEKLSAIESACDEVIMGKLNDNFPLVVWQTGSGTQSNMNANEVIANRGNMILGKKLLHPNDDVNMSQSSNDTFPTAMHIAAVLMLEDKLIPAAKTLIETFKRLEKENEGIVKSGRTHLQDATPITFSQEISGWRSSLERDVELIERSISPLLELALGGTAVGTGLNAPKEFGEVVAKKVALLTGKNFVTAENKFHALTSKDELVFAHGAIKALACDMLKIANDIRWLASGPRDGLGEIFIPENEPGSSIMPGKVNPTQCEAVTMVAVQVMGNDVSVGMAASQGNFELNVFMPVCIYNFLQSARLLSEAIISFNNNCAVGIKANKEKMHHNLHNSLMLVTALNPYIGYENAAKTAKKAFKDNISLKQACVELGFLTEEKFDEVFHPEQMV is encoded by the coding sequence ATGGAATACCGTATAGAACACGATTCAATGGGCGAGGTTAAAGTACCTGCCGATAAATTATGGGCTGCACAGACACAAAGAAGCCAGGAAAACTTCCAGATAGGCGTTAATATAGAAACAATGCCTAAGGAAATTATCCACGCATTCGGCATACTTAAAAAAGCAGCGGCTCAGGCAAATAACGAACTTAAAAAAGAAAAAATGACAGATGAAAAACTAAGCGCAATAGAAAGTGCTTGTGATGAAGTAATTATGGGAAAATTAAATGATAACTTCCCTCTTGTTGTATGGCAGACAGGTTCAGGCACACAGTCTAATATGAATGCAAATGAAGTAATTGCCAACAGAGGTAATATGATTTTAGGCAAAAAACTTCTTCATCCGAACGATGATGTTAATATGAGCCAGTCTTCAAATGACACATTCCCTACTGCTATGCATATTGCAGCAGTTCTTATGTTAGAGGATAAACTTATCCCTGCTGCAAAAACACTTATAGAAACATTTAAAAGACTTGAAAAAGAAAACGAAGGTATTGTTAAAAGCGGAAGAACACATCTTCAGGATGCTACTCCTATTACATTCAGTCAGGAAATAAGCGGATGGAGATCAAGTTTGGAACGCGATGTTGAACTTATTGAGCGTTCAATATCCCCTCTTTTAGAACTTGCGCTTGGTGGTACAGCAGTTGGAACAGGTCTTAACGCGCCTAAAGAATTCGGCGAAGTAGTTGCTAAAAAAGTTGCACTTCTTACAGGTAAAAACTTTGTTACAGCAGAAAATAAATTCCATGCACTTACATCAAAAGATGAATTGGTGTTTGCACACGGTGCAATAAAGGCTCTTGCTTGTGATATGCTAAAAATTGCAAACGACATCCGTTGGCTTGCAAGCGGACCAAGAGACGGTCTTGGCGAAATATTTATTCCTGAAAACGAGCCTGGTTCTTCAATTATGCCTGGTAAAGTTAACCCTACACAGTGTGAAGCAGTTACAATGGTTGCTGTTCAGGTAATGGGTAACGATGTTAGTGTCGGTATGGCTGCATCTCAGGGTAATTTTGAACTTAATGTATTTATGCCTGTATGTATCTATAACTTTTTACAGTCTGCAAGACTTTTATCAGAAGCGATTATTTCCTTTAACAATAACTGTGCAGTTGGCATAAAAGCAAACAAAGAAAAAATGCATCACAATCTTCACAATTCACTTATGCTTGTTACTGCTCTTAACCCATACATAGGATATGAAAATGCAGCAAAAACTGCAAAAAAAGCATTTAAAGATAACATTTCTTTAAAACAGGCTTGTGTAGAACTTGGTTTCTTAACCGAAGAAAAATTTGACGAAGTGTTCCATCCTGAACAGATGGTTTAA